In a single window of the Arachis hypogaea cultivar Tifrunner chromosome 6, arahy.Tifrunner.gnm2.J5K5, whole genome shotgun sequence genome:
- the LOC112755727 gene encoding putative lipid-binding protein At4g00165, which translates to MAFNTISKLSATILVLSLLSTPLLTNACGSCTPPPKPCPTPTPPPPPPQEKCPKDTLKLGVCADVLGLGNVVVGSPVSSKCCALLEGLVDLEAALCLCTAIKANVLGNNLDVPVALSWILSACQKSIPPGFQC; encoded by the coding sequence ATGGCTTTCAACACCATCAGCAAGCTTTCTGCCACAATTCTTGTGCTGTCTCTCCTTTCAACACCTTTATTGACCAATGCATGTGGATCATGCACGCCACCACCAAAACCATGCCCAACTccgacaccaccaccaccaccaccacaagaGAAATGCCCCAAAGACACATTGAAACTAGGGGTTTGTGCTGATGTCTTAGGACTTGGTAACGTTGTTGTTGGTTCTCCAGTTTCAAGCAAATGTTGTGCATTACTTGAAGGCTTGGTTGATTTGGAAGCAGCACTTTGTTTGTGCACTGCTATTAAGGCCAATGTTCTTGGCAACAACTTAGATGTCCCTGTTGCTCTAAGCTGGATCCTTAGTGCTTGTCAAAAGTCAATTCCTCCTGGCTTCCAATGTTAA
- the LOC112755728 gene encoding 14 kDa proline-rich protein DC2.15, which produces MALNTTKLFATILVVSLLSTPLLTNACGSCKAPTPPPPPKAKCPKDTLKLGVCADVLGLVNVIVGSPASSKCCALLEGLVDLEAALCLCTAIKANVLGINLDIPLTLSLLLSACQKSLPPGFQC; this is translated from the coding sequence ATGGCTTTAAACACTACCAAGCTTTTTGCCACAATTCTTGTTGTGTCACTCCTTTCAACACCTTTATTAACCAATGCATGTGGATCATGCAAGGCACCAACTCCGCCGCCGCCACCAAAAGCGAAATGCCCCAAAGACACATTGAAATTAGGGGTTTGTGCTGATGTCTTAGGTCTTGTTAACGTTATTGTTGGTTCCCCTGCTTCAAGCAAGTGTTGTGCATTGCTTGAAGGCTTGGTTGATTTGGAAGCAGCACTTTGTTTGTGCACCGCTATTAAAGCCAATGTTCTTGGCATCAACTTAGATATCCCTCTCACTCTCAGCTTGCTCCTCAGTGCTTGTCAAAAATCACTTCCTCCTGGCTTCCAGTGTTGA